A single Kitasatospora kifunensis DNA region contains:
- a CDS encoding acetamidase/formamidase family protein: protein MSDPRVLTVRPSPEQYAWTFGGAQPLATVAPGTVLDLFTEDCFGGRVTSEKTLVSEVCQFPFLNPQTGPFHVEGAEPGDTLALHFVSIEPARDWAASTTVPLFGALTSTHTTASLQEPLPETVWIWQLDRAERSCHFTAREGELRLKLPMDPMHGTVGVAPANLEVRSALVPDAHGGNLDTPEMRAGVTCYLGVNVPGALFSLGDGHARQGEGETCGVAVECAMHTVVVVELLKGIATPWPRLESDTHLISTGSARPLEDAFRIAQLDLVQWLVRDYGFATMDAYQFLSQAVESPLANVCDTNYTAVAKVRKEWLPTPTTPAHGGLHEHLRRTAPRGPLG, encoded by the coding sequence GTGTCCGACCCCCGCGTCCTGACCGTGCGCCCCTCCCCCGAGCAGTACGCGTGGACCTTCGGCGGCGCCCAGCCGCTCGCCACCGTCGCGCCCGGCACCGTGCTGGACCTGTTCACCGAGGACTGCTTCGGCGGCCGGGTCACCTCGGAGAAGACCCTGGTCTCGGAGGTCTGCCAGTTCCCGTTCCTCAATCCGCAGACCGGCCCGTTCCACGTCGAGGGCGCCGAGCCGGGCGACACCCTGGCGCTGCACTTCGTGTCGATCGAACCGGCCCGCGACTGGGCCGCCTCCACCACCGTGCCGCTCTTCGGCGCGCTCACCTCCACCCACACCACCGCGAGCCTGCAGGAGCCGCTGCCCGAGACGGTCTGGATCTGGCAACTCGACCGCGCGGAGCGCAGCTGCCACTTCACCGCCAGGGAGGGCGAACTGCGGCTGAAGCTGCCGATGGACCCGATGCACGGCACGGTCGGGGTTGCCCCGGCCAACCTGGAGGTGCGCTCCGCACTGGTCCCCGATGCGCACGGCGGCAATCTGGACACCCCGGAGATGCGCGCGGGCGTCACCTGCTACCTCGGAGTCAACGTGCCCGGCGCGCTGTTCAGCCTCGGCGACGGCCACGCCCGGCAGGGCGAGGGCGAGACCTGCGGGGTGGCGGTGGAGTGCGCGATGCACACGGTGGTCGTGGTGGAGCTGCTCAAGGGCATAGCCACGCCCTGGCCGCGGCTGGAGTCGGACACCCACCTGATTTCCACCGGCTCCGCCCGCCCACTGGAGGACGCCTTCCGGATCGCCCAACTCGACCTGGTGCAGTGGCTGGTACGGGACTACGGCTTCGCGACCATGGACGCCTACCAGTTCCTCTCCCAGGCGGTGGAGTCGCCGCTGGCCAACGTCTGCGACACCAACTACACCGCCGTCGCCAAGGTCCGCAAGGAGTGGCTGCCGACGCCGACCACCCCGGCCCACGGCGGCCTGCACGAGCACCTGCGCCGCACCGCACCCCGCGGCCCGCTCGGCTGA
- a CDS encoding GTP-binding protein, with translation MSGRLPVTVLSGFLGAGKTTLLNHLLNNRDGLRVAVIVNDMSEINIDAALVREGGGALSRTEERLVEMTNGCICCTLRDDLLEEVDRLARAGRFDYLLIESSGISEPMPVAATFAFARDDGATLGDVARLDTMVTVVDAANFLPELRGGDELTARGLDQYEDDERTVSDLLMDQVEFADVLVLNKTDLVTAEEADRLAAALSRLNPAARIVRASGGRVSPAELLGTGLFDLTKAQEAPGWVAELNGDHVPETEEYGISSLVFRAERPFHPGRLWELVSRRLDAGEFGTVLRSKGFFWLASRPAVTGLWSQAGSVARFEPSGMRAPQSVGPALFALTDGRVLTDGTALSGLGDEPVQNGQELVFIGTALRKDELRAALADCLLDGTEHAAGPAVWASFDDPFPEWDEYALQDDAHDHSHV, from the coding sequence GTGAGCGGCCGCCTCCCGGTCACCGTGCTGTCCGGGTTCCTCGGCGCGGGCAAGACCACGCTGCTCAACCACCTGCTGAACAACCGGGACGGCCTGCGGGTCGCCGTGATCGTCAACGACATGAGCGAGATCAATATCGACGCCGCCCTGGTCCGCGAGGGTGGCGGAGCGCTCTCCCGGACCGAGGAACGCCTGGTCGAGATGACCAACGGCTGCATCTGCTGCACGCTGCGCGACGACCTGTTGGAGGAGGTCGACCGCCTGGCCCGAGCCGGACGCTTCGACTATCTGCTGATCGAGTCCAGCGGCATCTCCGAGCCGATGCCGGTCGCGGCCACCTTCGCCTTCGCCCGCGACGACGGCGCCACGCTCGGCGACGTCGCCCGCCTGGACACCATGGTCACCGTGGTGGACGCCGCGAACTTCCTGCCCGAACTGCGCGGCGGCGACGAGCTGACGGCCCGAGGCCTCGACCAGTACGAGGACGACGAGCGCACCGTCAGCGACCTGCTGATGGACCAGGTGGAGTTCGCCGACGTGCTGGTGCTGAACAAGACCGACCTGGTCACCGCCGAGGAGGCCGACCGCCTGGCGGCCGCGCTGAGCCGGCTCAACCCCGCCGCCCGGATCGTGCGCGCCAGCGGCGGCCGGGTGTCGCCCGCCGAGCTGCTCGGCACCGGGCTATTCGACCTGACCAAGGCCCAGGAAGCCCCGGGCTGGGTGGCCGAACTCAACGGCGACCACGTGCCGGAGACCGAGGAGTACGGCATCAGCAGCCTGGTCTTCCGCGCCGAGCGCCCCTTCCACCCCGGCAGGCTCTGGGAGTTGGTGAGCCGCCGACTGGACGCGGGGGAGTTCGGCACGGTGCTGCGCTCGAAGGGCTTCTTCTGGCTCGCCTCCCGGCCGGCCGTCACCGGGCTCTGGTCCCAGGCCGGTTCGGTCGCGCGCTTCGAACCCTCGGGCATGCGCGCACCCCAGAGCGTCGGACCGGCGCTGTTCGCCCTGACCGACGGCAGGGTGCTGACCGACGGCACGGCGCTGAGCGGCCTCGGCGACGAGCCGGTCCAGAACGGGCAGGAGCTGGTCTTCATCGGCACCGCCCTGCGCAAGGACGAGCTGCGCGCCGCGCTCGCCGACTGCCTGCTCGACGGCACCGAACACGCGGCCGGGCCGGCCGTCTGGGCATCCTTCGACGATCCGTTCCCGGAGTGGGACGAGTACGCGCTCCAGGACGACGCGCACGACCACTCCCACGTTTAG
- a CDS encoding glycosyltransferase family 39 protein, translating to MAVQPFVARPVVAVAAGVAALLALLAGCYGFHRDELYFLLAGQHPAWGYADQPPLTPLLARASTAVFGDSPIGLRVLPALMCAATIVLMGLLARELGAARRGQLLAACCSACSALVLAVGHLLSTITFDLLAWMAICLLVLRLLRTGDGRWWPAIGAATGIALLNKDLVLLLAAALVPAVLAVGPRRVLRNWWPVVGLLVAVAFALPNLWWQAAHGWPELTVAGGISGKDGAANRLMFVPMQILYLSPVLVPVWVAGFRRLLRDSALSWAKAFAIAYPLLCVLVLATGGKPYYALPLLLVLTAAGCEPTARRFAATGRRRTGFAAWLALGAMLNVVITLPVLPPRLLVAVNWIYPEQGEQVGWPELAAAAADGWSAIPSDRRARAVVFTANYGEAGALARYGPRYGLPAPYSGHMSLADWGPPPDTADGPVLLIHPAPYPAVERYFTDCRTVARVDNGHGVPNQEQHAPVLLCSGTTAPWSVLWPELRHFY from the coding sequence ATGGCCGTACAGCCGTTCGTGGCGAGGCCGGTCGTGGCCGTGGCCGCCGGGGTCGCCGCGCTGCTGGCCCTGCTCGCGGGGTGCTATGGCTTTCACCGCGACGAGCTGTACTTCCTGCTCGCCGGCCAACACCCGGCCTGGGGCTACGCCGACCAGCCGCCGCTCACGCCGCTGCTCGCGAGGGCGTCCACCGCGGTATTCGGCGACAGCCCGATCGGATTGCGGGTCCTCCCGGCTCTGATGTGCGCAGCGACCATCGTCCTGATGGGGTTACTGGCACGGGAGTTGGGGGCCGCGCGGCGCGGTCAGCTGCTCGCTGCCTGCTGCTCGGCGTGCTCGGCGCTGGTCCTGGCGGTCGGCCATCTGCTGTCCACCATCACCTTTGACCTGCTCGCCTGGATGGCGATCTGTCTGCTGGTCCTGCGCCTGCTGCGAACCGGGGACGGCCGTTGGTGGCCGGCCATCGGTGCGGCGACCGGGATCGCGCTCCTGAACAAGGACTTGGTCCTACTGCTCGCCGCCGCGCTCGTCCCCGCAGTCCTGGCCGTCGGGCCTCGGCGGGTGCTGCGGAACTGGTGGCCGGTAGTGGGGCTGCTGGTCGCAGTGGCGTTCGCGCTGCCGAACCTGTGGTGGCAGGCCGCGCACGGCTGGCCCGAGCTGACGGTGGCCGGCGGCATCAGCGGCAAAGACGGGGCCGCCAATCGACTGATGTTCGTGCCGATGCAGATCCTGTACCTCTCACCCGTACTGGTACCGGTCTGGGTCGCGGGGTTCCGGCGGCTGCTCCGCGACTCGGCCCTGAGCTGGGCCAAGGCCTTCGCCATCGCCTACCCCTTGCTCTGCGTCCTGGTGCTGGCCACCGGCGGCAAGCCGTACTACGCGCTCCCCCTGCTGCTGGTGCTGACGGCGGCGGGCTGCGAACCCACGGCGCGCCGGTTCGCAGCGACGGGTCGTCGGCGGACCGGATTCGCGGCCTGGCTGGCGCTCGGCGCCATGCTGAACGTCGTGATCACCCTCCCGGTGCTGCCGCCTCGCCTGCTCGTGGCGGTGAACTGGATCTACCCGGAGCAGGGTGAGCAGGTCGGCTGGCCCGAACTTGCCGCGGCGGCCGCGGACGGCTGGTCCGCCATCCCGTCCGACCGCCGGGCCCGAGCGGTAGTCTTCACCGCGAACTACGGCGAGGCGGGCGCGTTGGCCCGGTACGGTCCGCGCTACGGCCTGCCGGCCCCCTATTCCGGACACATGAGCCTCGCCGACTGGGGCCCGCCACCGGACACCGCCGACGGCCCGGTCCTGCTGATCCACCCGGCCCCGTACCCCGCCGTGGAGCGGTACTTCACCGACTGCCGGACTGTCGCACGGGTCGACAACGGACACGGCGTACCGAATCAGGAGCAGCACGCACCCGTCCTGCTCTGCTCCGGCACCACCGCGCCGTGGTCCGTCCTCTGGCCCGAGCTGCGGCACTTCTACTGA
- a CDS encoding maleylpyruvate isomerase family mycothiol-dependent enzyme has protein sequence MQNTLDFPDLLRLIDERSTAFRTAIAAAPSLDVQVPTCPEWTLSDLVQHLGEGRRAWAATIAAGPDATAKSAPQGDPTAPKEREALLAWLAASTQLLLDALREAGPDRGCWTWWGNSQSPQTCGAVARHQLQEIAMHTYDAQLTVGAPQPLPDEVALDGVEEFLSTICTTTVAWPHEPAAVDYHATEGRSWRNWLSDDGARVARLPAPGTTPAADEAPDAADASARGTASELVLAFYDRIPFDSLKLDGNPHLFEQLVEWDPEE, from the coding sequence GTGCAAAACACTCTGGACTTCCCCGATCTGCTGCGACTGATCGACGAACGCTCGACCGCCTTCCGCACCGCCATCGCCGCCGCACCCAGCCTCGACGTGCAGGTGCCGACCTGCCCCGAGTGGACGCTTTCCGACCTGGTGCAGCACCTGGGCGAGGGGCGCCGCGCCTGGGCCGCCACCATCGCCGCAGGGCCTGACGCCACGGCCAAGTCCGCACCGCAGGGCGACCCGACCGCACCCAAGGAGCGCGAGGCCCTGCTGGCGTGGTTGGCCGCATCGACGCAGCTTCTGCTGGACGCACTGCGGGAGGCCGGCCCGGATCGCGGTTGCTGGACGTGGTGGGGCAACTCGCAGTCCCCGCAGACCTGCGGTGCCGTCGCCCGGCACCAGCTCCAGGAGATCGCGATGCACACCTACGACGCCCAGCTCACCGTGGGCGCCCCGCAGCCGCTGCCGGACGAGGTGGCACTCGACGGTGTCGAGGAGTTCCTGTCCACCATCTGCACGACGACGGTCGCCTGGCCGCACGAGCCCGCTGCCGTCGACTACCACGCCACCGAGGGCCGCTCCTGGCGCAACTGGCTCTCCGACGACGGCGCACGGGTCGCCCGCCTGCCCGCGCCCGGCACAACACCCGCCGCCGACGAGGCCCCCGACGCGGCCGACGCCTCCGCCCGGGGCACGGCCAGCGAACTGGTCCTCGCCTTCTACGACCGCATTCCGTTCGACTCCCTGAAGCTCGACGGCAATCCACACCTCTTCGAACAGCTCGTGGAGTGGGACCCGGAAGAGTAG
- a CDS encoding AraC family transcriptional regulator, whose product MFESSDVSEMHALVSRHFTTHRLRILTDRSVNGRSRFRSLHQGTVAMYEIGYGTAVEVEPGELPDFYVQIPLAGSGTVAINGRQLGSPLSMAGPGHRLSMAWSADTLAWVVLIRQEAMERALTTRLGEVPSGPPRFEPVLSDAGSTGAWLRGISGFAGWAEAGLLDRSPLGRGHFEQVLVHGLLDAQPHSLSEALADRGVGILPSALRRATTYCAEHAHEPISVADMAQAARVSQQSLRAGFRTHLRTTPLTYLRRVRLDLAHRDLLAIADGRGIGTVTDVALRWGFTHLGRFAQTYRHCYGVTPSQTLRRAGSR is encoded by the coding sequence ATGTTCGAGAGCAGTGACGTCTCCGAGATGCACGCGCTGGTCAGTCGACACTTCACCACACACCGGTTGAGAATTCTGACCGATCGTTCGGTCAATGGTCGGAGCCGCTTTCGCTCTCTCCACCAGGGCACAGTGGCCATGTACGAGATCGGCTACGGGACCGCGGTCGAGGTCGAACCGGGTGAACTGCCCGACTTCTACGTGCAGATCCCGCTGGCCGGGAGCGGCACGGTCGCGATCAACGGCAGACAGCTCGGTTCGCCCCTGAGTATGGCCGGTCCTGGGCACCGGCTGTCGATGGCCTGGAGCGCGGACACCCTGGCCTGGGTGGTGCTCATCCGCCAAGAGGCAATGGAACGGGCGTTGACCACCCGGCTCGGTGAAGTGCCGTCAGGCCCACCGCGCTTCGAACCCGTGCTCAGCGACGCCGGCTCGACCGGCGCCTGGCTACGCGGCATATCGGGATTCGCGGGCTGGGCCGAAGCCGGACTGCTCGACCGGTCGCCGCTCGGCCGCGGCCACTTCGAGCAGGTGCTGGTCCACGGCCTGCTGGATGCCCAACCGCACTCGCTCTCCGAGGCGCTCGCCGACCGGGGTGTGGGGATCCTACCGAGCGCGCTGCGACGAGCCACGACCTACTGCGCCGAGCACGCCCATGAGCCGATCTCGGTGGCGGACATGGCGCAGGCCGCCCGGGTCAGCCAGCAGAGCCTACGAGCGGGTTTCCGCACCCATCTGCGGACCACTCCCCTCACCTATCTCCGCCGAGTCCGCCTCGATCTGGCCCACCGCGACCTGCTGGCGATCGCGGACGGACGCGGCATCGGAACGGTGACCGATGTGGCGCTCCGCTGGGGCTTCACCCACCTGGGGCGGTTCGCGCAGACCTACCGCCACTGCTACGGAGTGACACCGTCACAGACGCTCCGCCGTGCCGGCTCGCGCTGA